One Kitasatospora sp. NBC_01287 DNA window includes the following coding sequences:
- a CDS encoding enolase C-terminal domain-like protein: protein MTPDSPLLESLDVQVLTVPTDGPEADGTLAWDATTMVLVQARAGGATGLGWTYGAPATAAVIRDQLAELVLDRPAFDVPAANEAMGRAVRNAGRPGLVAGAVSAVDIALWDLKARLLDLPLVDLLGAARQDVPVYGSGGFTSYDERRLTDQLRHWTDEQEIPRVKIKIGESWGTCEERDLRRTEQARAAIGDDTELYVDANGGYQRKQAVRLARTFAGLGVSWFEEPVSSDDLAGLALVRDAVTADVTAGEYGYDLPYFARMIPSVDCLQADATRCGGLTGWLRAAALAQANGLQLSGHCAPHVHAHAAAAIPNLRHLEWFHDHVRIEELLFEGTLDPRGGTLRPGRDGAPGLGLTLRADRAERYRTA from the coding sequence ATGACCCCCGACTCCCCGCTCCTGGAGAGCCTCGACGTCCAGGTGCTGACCGTCCCCACCGACGGGCCCGAGGCGGACGGCACCCTCGCCTGGGACGCCACCACGATGGTGCTCGTGCAGGCCCGGGCAGGCGGCGCGACGGGTCTCGGCTGGACCTACGGCGCGCCCGCCACCGCGGCGGTGATCCGCGACCAGCTGGCCGAACTCGTGCTGGACCGGCCGGCGTTCGACGTGCCGGCCGCCAACGAGGCGATGGGCAGGGCGGTCCGCAACGCGGGGCGCCCCGGCCTGGTCGCCGGGGCGGTCTCGGCCGTCGACATCGCGCTCTGGGACCTCAAGGCCCGGCTGCTCGACCTGCCGCTGGTCGACCTGCTGGGAGCAGCCCGCCAGGACGTGCCCGTCTACGGCAGCGGCGGCTTCACCAGCTACGACGAGCGGCGCCTGACGGACCAGCTGCGGCACTGGACGGACGAGCAGGAGATCCCCCGCGTCAAGATCAAGATCGGCGAGTCCTGGGGCACGTGCGAGGAACGCGACCTGCGGCGCACCGAGCAGGCCCGCGCGGCGATCGGCGACGACACCGAGCTGTACGTGGACGCCAACGGCGGCTACCAGCGCAAGCAGGCCGTCCGCCTCGCCCGCACGTTCGCCGGCCTGGGCGTCAGCTGGTTCGAGGAGCCCGTCTCCTCCGACGACCTGGCCGGGCTCGCCCTGGTCCGCGACGCCGTCACCGCGGACGTGACCGCCGGGGAGTACGGCTACGACCTGCCGTACTTCGCCCGGATGATCCCCTCGGTGGACTGCCTGCAGGCGGACGCCACCCGCTGCGGCGGCCTCACCGGCTGGCTGCGCGCCGCTGCCCTGGCCCAGGCGAACGGCCTGCAGCTGTCCGGCCACTGCGCGCCGCACGTCCACGCCCACGCGGCCGCCGCGATCCCCAACCTGCGCCACCTGGAGTGGTTCCACGACCACGTCCGGATCGAGGAGTTGCTCTTCGAAGGGACCTTGGACCCGCGCGGCGGGACGCTGCGCCCCGGCCGGGACGGCGCCCCCGGGCTCGGCCTGACCCTGCGAGCCGACCGTGCCGAGCGCTACCGCACCGCCTGA